In one Solanum lycopersicum chromosome 11, SLM_r2.1 genomic region, the following are encoded:
- the LOC101256062 gene encoding uncharacterized protein: MPSFENREKNMARDSCLARVTAGVAIGGAVGGAVGVVYGTYDAVRFKVPGLLKIRYIGQTTLGSATIFGLFLGAGSLIH; this comes from the exons ATGCCCTCATTTGAgaatagagagaaaaatatgGCAAGAGATAGTTGTCTAGCGAGAGTAACTGCTGGTGTTGCTATAGGTGGTGCAGTTGGTGGCGCTGTTG GTGTTGTATATGGGACTTATGATGCTGTTAGGTTCAAG GTGCCTGGACTTCTAAAAATCAGATACATTGGACAAACAACTTTGGGAAGTGCAACCATTTTTGGACTCTTCTTGGGTGCTGGGAGCTTGATACACTAA